Genomic DNA from Marinobacter sp. MDS2:
TCGTTGCCTGCGGCTTGCTGATTCTCAGCCATGATCCGTCCTTTCGTTTTTATTTCGTAGCATGGGCACCGCCCATTGTCCTGGTCACGCTTTGCCGGGACAGTCTAGCGCCCGCCCCCGACAAGTAATGTGAAACAGTGCGATAGATCGCCAATCAGATCAAGCCCTATTACTTCTTAACCACGGGCAAGTTATTGGCTTTCCAGTCGGCGATCCCGCCGTTCAGGCGCACAACTTCTGAAAACCCGGCTTCTTTAAGCTGTTTAACCGCCATTGCAGAGTGCTGGCCCATTTTGTCCACCACCACAATCTGCTTTTCTTTGTGCTTGTTGAGCTCGTTCAAACGATCTTTCAAGCCGCTTAGTGGAATATTGATGGAGCCGGTAATGCGCCCTTCTCCGAAGTCTTTGCGGTCACGGATATCCAGCACCACGGCTTCTTCCCGGTTAATCAAAGTGACTGCGCCCTGGGCCGAAATTTTTGCGCCACCACGACGGGATTCAAGCGCCAGAATCGCCAGAATCAGCGCGACAAAAATTGATACCAGAATGTAGTGATTAACAACGAATTCAAACAAACGATCCATGGAGCGCTACCCTGAAAATTAGTTTGGCCGGATTATACACACCCACACCCGCTCAAAGAAGGCGGGCAGCCCCGAGCGTTACTGCGTGGCCTGCGCAAATGAAAACGGTTACAATCTACGCCACTTTCTATTCGTTCAATCTACAACCAACCGGACAATACGATGACCGCGACGCGCAAGCCCACTGCACTGATTATCCTCGACGGCTGGGGCCACCGTGACCCGGCTGATGACAACGCCATCTCGAATGCCAACACCCCGTTTTGGGACAAACTCTGGCAGAACCAGCCGAAAACCCTGATCAACACCTCAGGTATGTTTGTCGGCCTGCCCCAAGGTCAAATGGGCAATTCGGAAGTCGGCCACATGAACCTTGGCGCTGGCCGGGTGGTGTATCAGAGCCTGACGCGCATCGACAAAGATCTCGAAGACGGCGAGTTCCAGAACAACCCGGCTCTGTGCAACGCCATCGACAAAGCTGCCAACAACGGCAAAGCGGTTCACATAATGGGCTTGCTGTCTCCGGGCGGCGTACACAGCCACGAAGATCACATTCTGGCTGCTGCCGAACTGGCTGCCGAGCGCGGTGCAAAAGAAGTTTATATCCACGCTTTCCTGGATGGCCGCGACATGCCACCCCGCAGCGCTCGTCCTTCGCTGGAGAAAGCCGCTGCCAAAATGGAAAGCCTCGGCGTTGGTCGCGTTGCCAGCATCGTTGGGCGCTACTTCGCCATGGACCGCGATAACCGCTGGGATCGTGTCGAAACCGCCTATAACGTCATGACTCTGGGCGAAGCCGAATTCACCTGCGCAGACCCTGTCATCGCGCTGGAGCAAGCATACGAGCGCGGAGAGAACGATGAGTTCGTGAAAGCGACGCGCATCCATAAAGATGGCCAAGCGGAAGGCACCATTAACGATGGCGACGCCGTTCTGTTCATGAATTTCCGTGCTGACCGTGCCCGGGAAATGACACGCACGTTCGTAGAGCCGGATTTCGACGGCTTCGATCGCCGCAAGCACCCGGAGCTGGCCGATTTCGTGATGCTGACCGAATACGCCGCCGACATTAAAACCTCTTGCGCTTACCCGCCCGAGCAGCTAACCAACGGCTTGGGTGAGTACATGGCGAAGTTGGGCAAAACCCAGTTGCGCATTTCCGAAACCGAGAAGTACGCCCACGTGACCTTCTTCTTTAACGGCGGCATGGAAACCCCATTTGAAGGTGAAGATCGTATTCTGGTGCCCTCTCCGAAAGTCGCCACCTACGACCTGCAGCCTGAAATGAGTGCTCCGGAAGTAACCGACAAGCTGGTAGAAGCCATCAAGAGCGGCAAATACGACCTGATCGTGTGCAACTACGCGAACGGTGACATGGTTGGCCACACCGGCAAACTGGACGCGGCCATCAAAGCGGCCGAATGCCTGGACCAGTGCGTACGGCGTGTGGTTGAGGCACTGGACGAAGTAGGCGGTGAAGCACTGATCACGGCCGACCACGGTAACTGCGAGCAGATGACTGACCCCAACTCCGGCCAGGTTCACACCTCTCACACCATTGGCCCGGTGCCGCTGGTCTACACCGGCCCGCGCGCTGTCACTCTGAAAAACGACGGCAGCCTAAGCGACATCGCGCCCACGCTGCTGACGCTGATGGGTGATAAGGCTCCGGACGAGATGACCGGTCAAAATCTGGCTGAAATAGGCTGACTGGTATAACGGCGAGTATTTTGAAACGTCTTATTGTATTGGTGCTGGCCCTCTCCTTGGGGGCTGCGCCTTTGTCTGCCGAGCAAGACGTCACGCCCGAACAGGTCGAAGCGCTGAAACAGCGCATCGCCAACATCGATGAGTGGCTGGCCGATGCAGAAGAAGACCGCTCAAAACTGGAACAACAACTCGCCTCCACCGAGCGAAAAATCAACAAGCTTACCCGGGAACGCCGGGACCTCCGCAATCAGGCTGCCGAGCAAAAAAAGCGCCTGCATTCGCTGGAAAAGCAAGAAAGCGAACTCACCAACACCCTCAATATTCAGCGCAAAGGCCTGATGAAACAGATTCGGGCCGCCTGGATGGAAGGCGAAGCCCCGGCTCTGAAAGTCCTTTTGAACGAGATCGAACCGGGCAACCTTGCGCGCACCATGACCTATTACGAGTATCTGAGCAAAGATACCGTCGCACGACTGGAAGCCTTCCAGCACAGCCTGCGTGAATTAAAAGCTGCCCGTGCTGAAGTGCAGGCTACGCGAGTAGAATTGGCCAAGACCGAGGCCAATTTGGAACAGCGCCAAAACCGTTTGGCTGAAAGCCGCCAAGAGCGAAACAAAACCTTGGTAGCCCTAAAGAGCGACATCAAAGACCGTCGCAGTGAAAAGAAGACCCTTGAAGCCGACCAGAAACGGCTCGAAAAACTGCTGAAGGAAGTTCAGGAGGCGATCGCCAACATCCCTTCCCCCAACGAGTCGCGCCCGTTTAAATCGCAGCGCAGCAAACTCGGCTGGCCAGTACAGGGTAAAGTGGTGAGCCAATACGGCACCCTGTACGCCGACGGCAAGTTACGCCGAAACGGCATGATCATCAATACTCAGGAAGACGCCGAGGTAACCGCTGTGCATCATGGCCGGGTTGTCTTTGCCAACTGGCTGCGAGGCTTTGGCCTGATGACCATTATCGACCACGGCGATGGCTACATGACGCTGTACGGGCACAGCAGCAGCCTGTTCACTTCTCCCGGCGACTGGGTGACCCCCGGCCAAACCATTGCTCTGGTGGGCCGCACCGGGGGCACGCAGGATCCAGCGCTTTATTTTGAAGTTCGCAAGAACGGCAAACCGGTCAATCCGCGCACTTGGCTGAACAAACTTTAAGCTGATAACTGAAGGGCTGACAAACGTTCCTGTGAGCGCCATACTGTGGCAGTCAACTTTCCCGTCCAACTATTGGAAACAAAACAGGATATGTGAATGAAACGGGTCCCAAGCTCTCTCCAGATTTCACCATTACGTTCTCTCGCACTCGTGGCCTCCTGTTTTTTCACTATCCCCGGACTGACGTTTGCTCAAGACAATGACACCCAACCTCATGAGGTAATCCAAGGGCTGCAAGACGGGCAACGGGTGGAGCTGAAATTACCGGACCCGGAGAAGCAACTTCCACTGGAAGATCTGCGCAAGTTCACCGAAGTGTTCGCCCGCATTAAAGGCGCTTACGTTGAAGAAGTTTCCGACAGCGAGCTTCTTGAAAGCGCGATCAAAGGCATGCTCTCCGACTTGGACCCCCACTCAACCTACCTGGCACCGAAAGACTACGAAGAGCTTGAAGAAAGCACCTCCGGTGAATTTGGCGGCTTGGGTATTGAAGTGGGCATGGAAAACGGCTTCGTTAAAGTGATCTCCCCCATCGACGATACGCCGGCACAAAAGGCCGGAGTGCAGGCTGGCGATTTGATCATCAAACTCGACGAAAAACCGGTTAAAGGCATGTCGCTGGAAGAAGCGGTCAATCTGATGCGCGGCAAGCCCGGCACCGTACTCACCTTGACGATCATGCGTGAGGGCCAGAGCGCGCCGATCGAGATTGATGTCACCCGCAATATCATCAAAGTCACCAGCGTGAAATCCCGCATGCTGGAGACCGGATATGGCTATGTTCGCATTACCCAGTTCCAGGCTGAGACTGGCCGCCAGTTCCGTCAGGCGCTGAGCCAGCTGGAAGAGGATTACGGCAACGATCTCAAAGGTCTCGTCATCGACCTGCGTAACAACCCTGGCGGCGTTCTGCAAGCCGCAGTTGAGGCGTCGGACGCGCTGCTCGACAGTGGCCTGATTGTCTACACCGAAGGCCGTATTCAAAGTTCCCGCCTGAGATTCAGCGCCAAGAAAGGCGACCTGATGGAAGGCACGCCGATTGTGGTTCTGATTAACGGCGGCTCTGCATCAGCATCGGAAATTTTGGCTGGCGCCCTGCAGGACCACAAGCGGGCTGTGGTTATGGGCACCCAGTCATTCGGCAAAGGCAGCGTACAAACCATCATCCCACTGGACGAAACCCACGCCATCAAGATGACCACCGCGCGCTACTTCACGCCAGACGGTCGCTCCATTCAGGCGAAAGGCATCACACCGGACATTGAAGTTCGCCCTGCCGAACTGACTGAACTAGACAGCCGCCCATTCTTTACCGAAGCTGACCTCAGTGGCCACCTGGAAGGCGAAGATGAAGAAAAGGCCCGCCAAGAGCGTGAGAAAAACGAGCAGGCACGGGCGTCCTCGGAAAACCGGGATTACCAGCTGCGCTCTGCGCTGAATCTTCTGAAAGGCATGAGCATTCTGTCGGGCGCCAAGGACAGCGAGCAGTGAACAAACGTTTCGGCAGCTTCTGGCTTGCAGCGGTATTGGCTCTCGGTTCAAGTGCTGCGCACAGCGCTGCACCAGCCGAGGCATTACCGCCGACCATCGCCATCATCATTGATGATGTAGGCCACAACCTGCACGAAGGCCAGCGATTGGTGCAGCTGGACCAGCCGCTGACTATGGCCTTTCTGCCCTATCGTCGCCATACCGTGCGCCTTGCCAAAGAGGCCTTCTCGAACGATAAAGAGGTAATGCTGCACGCCCCCATGGCGAACACCCGCAACTTCGACCTGGGCCCGGGCGGACTGACACCCGATATGGACGAAGCTGCAGTAACCAGCACACTCCGGCGCGCATTGCAGTCCATCCCCCATGTAACCGGTGTGAACAACCACATG
This window encodes:
- a CDS encoding rhodanese-like domain-containing protein, which produces MDRLFEFVVNHYILVSIFVALILAILALESRRGGAKISAQGAVTLINREEAVVLDIRDRKDFGEGRITGSINIPLSGLKDRLNELNKHKEKQIVVVDKMGQHSAMAVKQLKEAGFSEVVRLNGGIADWKANNLPVVKK
- the gpmM gene encoding 2,3-bisphosphoglycerate-independent phosphoglycerate mutase → MTATRKPTALIILDGWGHRDPADDNAISNANTPFWDKLWQNQPKTLINTSGMFVGLPQGQMGNSEVGHMNLGAGRVVYQSLTRIDKDLEDGEFQNNPALCNAIDKAANNGKAVHIMGLLSPGGVHSHEDHILAAAELAAERGAKEVYIHAFLDGRDMPPRSARPSLEKAAAKMESLGVGRVASIVGRYFAMDRDNRWDRVETAYNVMTLGEAEFTCADPVIALEQAYERGENDEFVKATRIHKDGQAEGTINDGDAVLFMNFRADRAREMTRTFVEPDFDGFDRRKHPELADFVMLTEYAADIKTSCAYPPEQLTNGLGEYMAKLGKTQLRISETEKYAHVTFFFNGGMETPFEGEDRILVPSPKVATYDLQPEMSAPEVTDKLVEAIKSGKYDLIVCNYANGDMVGHTGKLDAAIKAAECLDQCVRRVVEALDEVGGEALITADHGNCEQMTDPNSGQVHTSHTIGPVPLVYTGPRAVTLKNDGSLSDIAPTLLTLMGDKAPDEMTGQNLAEIG
- a CDS encoding murein hydrolase activator EnvC, producing the protein MLKRLIVLVLALSLGAAPLSAEQDVTPEQVEALKQRIANIDEWLADAEEDRSKLEQQLASTERKINKLTRERRDLRNQAAEQKKRLHSLEKQESELTNTLNIQRKGLMKQIRAAWMEGEAPALKVLLNEIEPGNLARTMTYYEYLSKDTVARLEAFQHSLRELKAARAEVQATRVELAKTEANLEQRQNRLAESRQERNKTLVALKSDIKDRRSEKKTLEADQKRLEKLLKEVQEAIANIPSPNESRPFKSQRSKLGWPVQGKVVSQYGTLYADGKLRRNGMIINTQEDAEVTAVHHGRVVFANWLRGFGLMTIIDHGDGYMTLYGHSSSLFTSPGDWVTPGQTIALVGRTGGTQDPALYFEVRKNGKPVNPRTWLNKL
- a CDS encoding S41 family peptidase, whose product is MKRVPSSLQISPLRSLALVASCFFTIPGLTFAQDNDTQPHEVIQGLQDGQRVELKLPDPEKQLPLEDLRKFTEVFARIKGAYVEEVSDSELLESAIKGMLSDLDPHSTYLAPKDYEELEESTSGEFGGLGIEVGMENGFVKVISPIDDTPAQKAGVQAGDLIIKLDEKPVKGMSLEEAVNLMRGKPGTVLTLTIMREGQSAPIEIDVTRNIIKVTSVKSRMLETGYGYVRITQFQAETGRQFRQALSQLEEDYGNDLKGLVIDLRNNPGGVLQAAVEASDALLDSGLIVYTEGRIQSSRLRFSAKKGDLMEGTPIVVLINGGSASASEILAGALQDHKRAVVMGTQSFGKGSVQTIIPLDETHAIKMTTARYFTPDGRSIQAKGITPDIEVRPAELTELDSRPFFTEADLSGHLEGEDEEKARQEREKNEQARASSENRDYQLRSALNLLKGMSILSGAKDSEQ